A window of the Streptomyces sp. NBC_01351 genome harbors these coding sequences:
- a CDS encoding hemolysin family protein produces the protein MTIPLLLLVAAFALILANGFFVAAEFGLVTVERPEAERAAAEGDRRARTVVKALRELSFQLSGTQLGITITSLVVGMLAEPALAALLSGPLEATGLPKGAVPGAAVVIGMLLASAVQMVVGELVPKNWAISRPLQVARFVAGPQHAFSRVFRPVIAGLNAVANRLVRALGVEPTEEMASARTPGELVSLVRHSAQAGALEQDTADLFVRTLSLGELTAQHVMTPRVKVSALQHTATAADVLNLTRATGLSRFPVYRERIDEITGVVHLKDALAVPEAERARTVVARICVAPLLVPGSLPVQPLLERLRSEQPMAVVVDEYGGTAGVVTLEDIVEELVGEVRDEHDLAEDHSPELAVVPAEDGRPSWEADGSCRVHTLRRIGLEVPEGPYETVAGLVADLLGRIPAPGDRAELPGWKLSVRQVRRNRAERVRMVRVLAAPAHAGRPYPAGVGADWAAGLATGRPDLALAYAAGPSGNGAVHGAAHAQGQPAEAEAAAR, from the coding sequence ATGACCATCCCGCTACTCCTGCTCGTGGCGGCATTCGCCCTGATCCTCGCCAACGGCTTCTTCGTGGCGGCCGAGTTCGGCCTCGTCACCGTGGAACGACCCGAGGCAGAGCGCGCCGCAGCCGAAGGCGACCGCCGTGCCCGCACGGTGGTCAAGGCCCTGCGGGAGCTGTCCTTCCAGCTCTCCGGCACCCAGCTCGGCATCACCATCACCTCCCTCGTGGTCGGCATGCTCGCCGAGCCCGCCCTCGCCGCACTGCTGTCGGGGCCGCTCGAAGCGACCGGCCTGCCCAAGGGGGCCGTCCCCGGCGCCGCCGTCGTCATCGGCATGCTGCTCGCCTCCGCCGTCCAGATGGTCGTCGGCGAGCTCGTCCCGAAGAACTGGGCGATCTCCCGGCCGTTGCAGGTGGCCCGCTTCGTCGCCGGCCCGCAGCACGCCTTCTCCCGTGTCTTCCGGCCGGTCATCGCCGGCCTCAACGCCGTCGCGAACCGTCTCGTACGGGCGCTCGGCGTGGAGCCCACCGAGGAGATGGCCTCCGCCCGCACCCCCGGCGAACTGGTTTCCCTGGTCCGCCATTCGGCCCAGGCCGGCGCCCTCGAACAGGACACCGCCGACCTCTTCGTACGGACCCTCTCGCTGGGCGAGCTCACCGCCCAGCACGTCATGACCCCCCGAGTGAAGGTCAGTGCCCTCCAGCACACCGCCACCGCGGCCGACGTGCTGAACCTGACCCGCGCCACCGGTCTGTCCCGCTTCCCGGTCTACCGCGAGCGCATCGACGAGATCACCGGTGTGGTCCACCTCAAGGACGCCCTCGCCGTGCCCGAAGCCGAACGCGCCCGCACCGTCGTCGCGCGGATCTGCGTCGCCCCGCTCCTGGTGCCCGGCTCCCTGCCGGTGCAGCCGCTGCTGGAGCGGCTGCGCAGCGAGCAGCCCATGGCCGTGGTCGTCGACGAGTACGGGGGCACGGCCGGCGTGGTCACCCTGGAGGACATCGTCGAGGAACTCGTCGGCGAGGTCCGCGACGAGCACGACCTCGCCGAGGACCACAGCCCCGAACTGGCCGTCGTACCCGCCGAGGACGGCCGCCCCTCCTGGGAGGCCGACGGCAGCTGCCGGGTCCACACCCTGCGCCGCATAGGACTGGAGGTGCCCGAAGGTCCGTACGAGACCGTCGCCGGCCTCGTCGCCGACCTCCTCGGCCGGATCCCCGCCCCCGGGGACCGCGCGGAGCTCCCCGGCTGGAAGCTGTCCGTCCGGCAGGTCCGCCGCAACCGCGCCGAGCGCGTACGGATGGTCCGCGTCCTGGCGGCGCCCGCACATGCCGGGAGGCCTTACCCGGCCGGGGTCGGGGCCGACTGGGCCGCGGGGCTCGCGACCGGGCGGCCGGACCTGGCCCTCGCGTACGCGGCCGGCCCGTCCGGAAACGGTGCGGTGCACGGCGCCGCGCATGCTCAGGGGCAACCCGCCGAGGCCGAGGCGGCCGCCCGGTGA
- a CDS encoding hemolysin family protein: protein MNVLQLLFALLLVLANGFFVGAEFALVSVRRSQIEPLAAGSKRARQVLYGLENLPRMMAAAQFGITVCSLTLGAVAEPTVARLLEPVFHAVHVPQGLIHPLGYAFALAAVIFLHLVIGEMVPKNLAMAAPEKTALWFSPGLVAFARLCGPVTAALGACAALVLRLFGVEPKDEVEAVYTSAQLGRLVEDSRQAGLLEPGEQERLEDALELGSRPVTDVLLAPGRLVTVGPSATPRQIEQLTVRTGYSRFPVRADGGAFMGYLHVKDVLDLEDRERAVPQRVWRRMTTLSATLPLDDALSVMRRDATHLAQVADQGGRVVGLVALEDVLQMLVGEVHDPSHRVALGRR from the coding sequence GTGAACGTGCTCCAGCTCCTCTTCGCGCTGCTCCTGGTCCTCGCCAACGGCTTCTTCGTCGGCGCCGAGTTCGCGCTCGTCTCCGTACGGCGCAGCCAGATCGAGCCCCTCGCGGCCGGCTCCAAGCGGGCCCGCCAGGTCCTTTACGGCCTGGAGAACCTGCCCCGGATGATGGCCGCCGCACAATTCGGCATCACCGTGTGCTCGCTCACCCTCGGTGCGGTCGCCGAACCCACCGTGGCCCGGCTGCTGGAGCCCGTCTTCCATGCCGTCCACGTCCCGCAGGGTCTGATCCACCCGCTCGGCTACGCGTTCGCGCTCGCCGCAGTGATCTTCCTGCACCTGGTGATCGGCGAGATGGTGCCGAAGAATCTGGCGATGGCCGCGCCGGAGAAGACCGCGCTCTGGTTCAGCCCCGGCCTGGTCGCCTTCGCGCGCCTGTGCGGACCGGTCACGGCCGCGCTGGGCGCCTGCGCCGCGCTGGTCCTGCGGCTCTTCGGCGTCGAGCCGAAGGACGAGGTCGAGGCCGTCTACACCAGCGCCCAGCTCGGCCGGCTCGTCGAGGACTCCCGGCAGGCCGGGCTCCTCGAACCGGGTGAGCAGGAACGCCTGGAGGACGCCCTCGAACTGGGCAGCCGCCCGGTCACCGACGTCCTCCTGGCCCCCGGCCGCCTGGTCACGGTCGGCCCCTCGGCCACGCCGCGCCAGATCGAGCAGCTGACGGTGCGCACCGGCTACTCCCGCTTCCCCGTCCGCGCGGACGGCGGCGCCTTCATGGGCTACCTGCACGTCAAGGACGTACTGGACCTGGAGGATCGGGAACGGGCCGTGCCGCAACGGGTCTGGCGCCGGATGACCACCCTGTCCGCGACGCTCCCGCTGGACGACGCCCTCAGCGTCATGCGGCGCGACGCCACGCACCTGGCGCAGGTCGCGGACCAAGGCGGTCGGGTCGTGGGCCTGGTCGCACTGGAGGACGTCCTGCAAATGCTGGTCGGCGAGGTCCACGACCCGTCCCACCGCGTGGCGCTCGGCCGCCGCTAG
- a CDS encoding AAA family ATPase: protein MDFGTPGSAHAPAELAWLRGVDACTMGAYPQAEEEFRAAVRFDPTMADAWLGLHALRVDTTNALLRMYAHRDRFGEQRARHRRTLNSWYWLGWWVQPVLESRRDLLLAHASHWLDGRHVPELDQALAALPPVDTDPQVRFLHACRAYLVKDWELLVRNTEPLVDDPLLGIEAGLFGGMARVRLEMYGQAEPLLSAALMRCRSEQPQRKELRYWLARAHEGTGRSAAALPLYRAVHRVDPSFMDTAARLTAIEDGDDTDGMADLAGTAGYAGYGGSGGHGPAPAGGGFTKVALGGGPVQDIAADGQTADPDPLAPAGPGGGRGEGGVRRKVSLPAQGAPGGLPAGPADPTALAQALAELERMVGLEPVKRQVKALSAQLHMARLRAGQGLPVQPPKRHFVFSGPSGTGKTTVARILGRVFYALGLLGGDHLVEAQRADLVGEFLGQTAVKANELIDSAIGGVLFVDEAYSLSNSGYSKGDAYGDEALQVLLKRAEDNRDHLVVILAGYPAGMDRLLAANPGLSSRFTSRVDFPSYRPLELTAIGGVLADANGDRWDEEALEELRSISGHVVEQGWIDELGNGRFLRTLYEKSCAYRDLRLSGFAGEPSRDDLATLRLADLMQAYGEVLSGRGPQERPEPPPL from the coding sequence ATGGATTTCGGCACGCCGGGCAGCGCACACGCCCCGGCCGAACTCGCCTGGCTGCGCGGGGTCGACGCCTGCACCATGGGCGCCTACCCGCAGGCCGAGGAGGAGTTCCGGGCAGCCGTACGCTTCGACCCCACGATGGCCGATGCCTGGCTGGGCCTGCACGCGCTCCGGGTCGACACCACCAACGCCCTCCTGCGCATGTACGCGCACCGGGACCGCTTCGGCGAGCAGCGGGCCCGGCACCGGCGGACGCTGAACTCCTGGTACTGGCTGGGCTGGTGGGTGCAGCCCGTGCTGGAGAGCCGGCGTGACCTGCTGCTGGCGCACGCCTCGCACTGGCTGGACGGCCGTCACGTGCCCGAGCTCGATCAGGCGCTGGCCGCGCTGCCCCCGGTGGACACCGATCCGCAGGTGCGCTTCCTGCACGCCTGCCGGGCGTACCTGGTCAAGGACTGGGAGCTGCTGGTCCGCAACACCGAACCCCTGGTGGACGATCCGCTGCTCGGCATCGAGGCGGGGCTGTTCGGCGGGATGGCGCGGGTCCGGCTGGAGATGTACGGGCAGGCGGAGCCGCTGCTGTCGGCGGCGCTGATGCGGTGCCGCAGCGAGCAGCCCCAGCGCAAGGAGCTGCGGTACTGGCTGGCGCGGGCGCACGAGGGCACCGGGCGCAGTGCGGCGGCGCTGCCGCTGTACCGGGCGGTGCACCGGGTGGACCCCTCCTTCATGGACACCGCGGCCAGGCTGACGGCGATCGAGGACGGCGACGACACCGACGGGATGGCCGACCTGGCGGGCACGGCCGGGTACGCGGGGTACGGCGGCTCCGGCGGGCACGGCCCGGCCCCGGCGGGCGGGGGTTTCACGAAGGTGGCGCTGGGCGGCGGTCCCGTCCAGGACATCGCGGCCGACGGCCAGACCGCGGACCCGGATCCGCTGGCGCCGGCGGGGCCGGGCGGGGGCCGCGGGGAGGGCGGCGTACGCCGCAAGGTGTCGCTCCCCGCGCAGGGCGCGCCCGGGGGGCTGCCGGCCGGGCCCGCCGATCCGACGGCGCTCGCTCAGGCGTTGGCGGAGCTGGAGCGGATGGTGGGCCTGGAGCCGGTCAAGCGGCAGGTGAAGGCGCTGTCCGCGCAGCTGCACATGGCGCGGCTGCGGGCGGGGCAGGGGCTGCCCGTGCAGCCACCGAAGAGGCACTTCGTCTTCTCCGGGCCGTCGGGCACCGGCAAGACGACGGTGGCCCGGATCCTGGGCCGGGTCTTCTACGCGCTGGGCCTGCTGGGCGGCGACCATCTGGTGGAGGCGCAACGAGCGGACCTGGTGGGCGAGTTCCTCGGGCAGACGGCCGTGAAGGCGAACGAGCTGATCGATTCGGCGATCGGCGGGGTGCTGTTCGTGGACGAGGCGTACAGCCTGTCCAACTCGGGCTACAGCAAGGGCGACGCGTACGGGGACGAGGCCCTGCAGGTGCTCCTGAAGCGGGCCGAGGACAACCGGGACCACCTGGTGGTGATCCTGGCGGGCTATCCGGCGGGGATGGACCGGCTGCTGGCCGCCAATCCGGGACTGTCCTCCCGGTTCACCAGCCGAGTGGACTTCCCCAGCTACCGGCCGCTGGAACTGACCGCGATCGGCGGGGTGCTGGCGGACGCGAACGGGGACCGCTGGGACGAGGAGGCCCTGGAGGAGCTCCGCAGCATCAGCGGGCACGTGGTGGAGCAGGGCTGGATCGACGAGCTCGGCAACGGGCGGTTCCTGCGGACCTTGTACGAGAAGAGCTGCGCGTACCGGGATCTGCGGCTGTCCGGGTTCGCGGGCGAGCCGTCGCGGGACGATCTGGCGACGCTGCGGCTGGCGGACCTGATGCAGGCCTACGGGGAGGTCCTCTCGGGCCGCGGCCCCCAGGAACGGCCGGAGCCCCCACCCCTCTAG
- a CDS encoding uridine kinase family protein, with protein sequence MESHQSLESLARELAALPPSLGPVRLIGIDGHAGSGKSTFAGRLAEAMGAPVLHLDDIATHEELFGWSERLRAQVLEPLAAGRPAHWAPYDWVERRFGPERVLDPAPALLVEGVGAGRRALRPHLARLLWMETPRARSWGRGRDRDGRELSDFWDGWERAELAHFSDDPSRPFADTLVRQSGTGYEWSSGAPATYRTATFVTEGDGLPRA encoded by the coding sequence GTGGAGTCACACCAGTCACTTGAATCACTCGCACGGGAGCTCGCCGCGTTGCCGCCCTCCCTCGGTCCGGTCCGGCTGATCGGGATCGACGGCCACGCCGGGTCCGGGAAGAGCACCTTCGCGGGCCGGCTCGCGGAGGCGATGGGCGCGCCGGTGCTGCACCTGGACGACATCGCCACCCACGAGGAGCTCTTCGGCTGGTCGGAGCGGCTGCGGGCCCAGGTGCTGGAGCCGCTCGCCGCCGGCCGGCCCGCGCACTGGGCCCCGTACGACTGGGTGGAGCGCCGCTTCGGGCCGGAGCGGGTGCTGGATCCGGCGCCTGCGCTGCTCGTCGAGGGGGTCGGTGCCGGGCGGCGGGCGCTGCGCCCGCATCTGGCGCGGCTGCTGTGGATGGAGACTCCGCGTGCGAGGTCCTGGGGGCGCGGGCGGGACCGGGACGGGCGTGAACTCTCCGACTTCTGGGACGGATGGGAGCGCGCGGAGCTCGCGCACTTCTCGGACGACCCTTCGCGCCCCTTCGCCGACACCTTGGTGCGCCAGAGCGGTACGGGATACGAGTGGTCTTCCGGGGCGCCTGCGACCTATCGAACGGCCACTTTCGTCACGGAAGGTGACGGACTCCCCCGGGCCTGA
- a CDS encoding peptidase C39 family protein yields the protein MTAPTPRRAVLVAALAVATAATAATVSGGSAEAAAPSGPPAPPAPRGPGRPVDNRFWYSYAHWLAGTHQGTTAVGGARPGLEIGTPLGRTEYADPHTGKKSTWEYATWTSPPHRSTVPATEAIASWNARTPAGTWIQVELCGTYADGTHTPWYVMGRWASGDRDIRRTSVDGQTDGRSTVWTDTLAVDAPASGLRITGWRLRLTLYRKPGADRGPTVWLAGAMLSDVPDRFTVPASTPSGQAHELQVPRYSQETHAGRYPEYDNGGEAWCSPTSSQMIIEFWGRKASATALTWVDPKYADPQICHAARSTYDAAYKGCGNWPFNAAYAATYRQLAGVVTRLCSLTDLETLIRAGIPAITSQSFTPQELTGAGYGTAGHLMTVIGFTAAGDVIANDPNSPDNAAVRRVYKRREFENIWLRTKRHNAAGKVASGTGGICYLYAPAVPSVAQIVALRAVGVL from the coding sequence ATGACCGCACCCACACCGCGCAGGGCCGTACTCGTCGCCGCACTCGCGGTCGCCACCGCGGCCACCGCGGCGACCGTCTCCGGCGGCAGCGCCGAGGCCGCCGCCCCGTCGGGCCCACCCGCTCCACCGGCCCCGCGGGGTCCGGGCCGCCCGGTCGACAACCGCTTCTGGTACTCGTACGCGCACTGGCTGGCCGGCACCCACCAGGGCACCACCGCCGTCGGCGGGGCCCGCCCCGGACTGGAGATCGGGACCCCGCTGGGCCGCACCGAGTACGCCGACCCGCACACCGGGAAGAAGAGCACCTGGGAGTACGCCACCTGGACCTCCCCGCCGCACCGCTCCACCGTCCCCGCGACCGAGGCCATCGCCTCCTGGAACGCCCGCACCCCCGCCGGCACCTGGATCCAGGTGGAACTGTGCGGCACCTACGCCGACGGCACCCACACCCCCTGGTACGTCATGGGCCGCTGGGCCTCCGGCGACCGCGACATCCGCCGCACCTCCGTCGACGGCCAGACCGACGGCCGCTCCACCGTCTGGACCGACACCCTGGCCGTGGACGCCCCCGCGAGCGGCCTGCGCATCACCGGCTGGCGGCTGCGCCTGACCCTGTACCGCAAGCCCGGCGCCGACCGGGGCCCCACCGTGTGGCTGGCCGGAGCGATGCTCTCCGACGTCCCGGACCGCTTCACGGTCCCCGCCTCCACCCCCTCCGGGCAGGCCCACGAGCTGCAGGTTCCGCGCTACTCGCAGGAGACCCACGCCGGCCGGTACCCCGAGTACGACAACGGCGGCGAGGCCTGGTGCAGCCCCACCTCCTCCCAGATGATCATCGAGTTCTGGGGGCGCAAGGCCAGCGCCACCGCCCTGACCTGGGTCGACCCGAAGTACGCCGACCCGCAGATCTGCCACGCCGCCCGCTCCACCTACGACGCCGCCTACAAGGGCTGCGGCAACTGGCCCTTCAACGCGGCCTACGCCGCCACCTACCGGCAGCTCGCCGGGGTCGTCACCCGCCTCTGCTCCCTGACCGACCTGGAGACCCTGATCCGGGCCGGCATCCCGGCCATCACCTCCCAGTCCTTCACCCCGCAAGAACTCACGGGGGCCGGCTACGGCACCGCAGGCCACCTGATGACCGTCATCGGCTTCACGGCCGCCGGGGACGTGATCGCCAACGACCCCAACTCGCCCGACAACGCCGCCGTCCGGCGGGTCTACAAGCGCCGCGAGTTCGAGAACATCTGGCTGCGGACCAAGCGCCACAACGCCGCGGGCAAGGTCGCCTCGGGCACCGGAGGCATCTGCTACCTCTACGCCCCGGCGGTGCCGAGCGTCGCCCAGATCGTGGCGCTGCGGGCGGTCGGAGTCCTGTGA
- a CDS encoding SPW repeat protein, with product MTTHPSIEHHPDLAEMRTRFERVTSTPAAQAVEALALITGLYLAASPWIAGFSGLTPLAINNLIAGLAFCLCMGGLGSAYERTHAMAWTAVALGAWTIIAPWVIAGEMDTTRTVTSNVITGGVALCLGLAMAAMAGRNEART from the coding sequence ATGACCACCCATCCGAGCATCGAGCACCACCCCGACCTCGCCGAGATGCGCACTCGGTTCGAGCGGGTGACCAGCACCCCCGCAGCGCAGGCCGTCGAGGCACTCGCCCTGATCACGGGCCTGTACCTGGCTGCCTCGCCGTGGATCGCAGGGTTCAGCGGACTGACCCCGCTGGCCATCAACAACCTGATCGCCGGCCTGGCCTTCTGCCTGTGCATGGGCGGTCTCGGCTCCGCGTACGAGCGCACCCACGCGATGGCGTGGACGGCGGTCGCCCTCGGAGCGTGGACGATCATCGCGCCGTGGGTCATCGCCGGTGAGATGGACACGACCCGCACGGTGACCAGCAACGTGATCACCGGAGGCGTCGCCCTGTGCCTCGGCCTCGCGATGGCCGCGATGGCCGGCCGCAACGAGGCCCGCACCTGA
- a CDS encoding SCO1431 family membrane protein gives MTAETAAPTARVRGLVRTGGPKDGSSWLEHVLGWTLVVVIAMFVTQVGWL, from the coding sequence ATGACCGCTGAAACCGCCGCCCCCACCGCCCGCGTCCGAGGCCTCGTCCGTACCGGAGGCCCCAAGGACGGCTCCTCCTGGCTGGAGCACGTCCTCGGCTGGACCCTCGTGGTCGTCATCGCCATGTTCGTCACCCAGGTCGGCTGGCTGTAG
- a CDS encoding DUF6114 domain-containing protein — protein MLLSAPAGWLEWRLPLPEHRRRLRAWRRTRPFWGGLLVLLGGTELLLVPLSPLTVLVSLGLGGVAAIGIGVALILAGLFLWFLPGARAYVSLHALLLSVLSFVATNLGGFLVGMLLGIAGSALAFGWTPLPDEEAGEEGPYVPSLDGSGPRTLAAALPVVLLAALATGTTGTPQAMAAPAAAGAGAPTAARTPPTVTTSLFAPQGFTLAGVTEVPTVDGPLKVLVLRMRAASLRDYRLRTRDGSDEYGLSADSLDLRGDVTLYLTKFSGCIEGLLCVTFSPQGLPAPPVIPPFVFMTQVTAEQALVTSDVIVTDGLRLDAS, from the coding sequence GTGCTTCTGAGCGCGCCCGCCGGGTGGTTGGAGTGGCGGCTCCCGCTGCCGGAGCACCGGCGGCGGCTGCGCGCCTGGCGCCGGACCCGGCCGTTCTGGGGCGGGCTGCTCGTGCTCCTGGGCGGGACCGAGCTGCTGCTGGTCCCGCTCTCCCCTCTGACGGTGCTGGTCAGCCTCGGTCTGGGCGGGGTCGCGGCCATCGGGATCGGTGTCGCCCTGATCCTGGCGGGACTGTTCCTGTGGTTCCTGCCGGGGGCCCGGGCGTACGTCTCCCTGCACGCCCTGCTGCTGTCGGTGCTGTCCTTCGTCGCCACCAATCTGGGCGGCTTCCTGGTCGGGATGCTGCTCGGCATCGCCGGAAGCGCGCTGGCCTTCGGCTGGACCCCGCTGCCCGACGAGGAGGCGGGCGAGGAGGGCCCGTACGTCCCGAGCCTGGACGGCAGCGGGCCTCGGACGCTGGCCGCCGCGCTGCCGGTGGTACTGCTCGCGGCGCTGGCGACGGGCACGACGGGCACCCCGCAGGCGATGGCCGCCCCGGCGGCCGCCGGTGCCGGGGCTCCGACCGCCGCCCGTACTCCTCCGACGGTGACGACCTCGCTCTTCGCGCCGCAGGGCTTCACGCTGGCGGGGGTCACCGAGGTGCCCACCGTGGACGGGCCGCTGAAGGTGCTGGTGCTGCGGATGCGCGCGGCCTCGCTGCGGGACTACCGGCTGCGGACCCGGGACGGCTCGGACGAGTACGGGCTGTCCGCCGACTCCCTCGACCTGCGCGGCGACGTGACCCTGTACCTCACGAAGTTCAGCGGCTGCATCGAGGGGCTCCTGTGCGTGACCTTCAGCCCGCAGGGGCTGCCCGCGCCGCCGGTCATCCCGCCGTTCGTCTTCATGACCCAGGTGACGGCGGAGCAGGCCCTCGTCACCTCCGACGTGATCGTCACCGACGGACTGCGGCTGGACGCCTCATGA
- a CDS encoding DUF6230 family protein gives MSTGTGKGTGTRPLREGRVHWKKAAAVAMPAVVAVGAMAMVMAQGALAASFAVSGTNFQVSSSKLSSKGLASYVQTDRSVDGKGHPVALLGIGEATLADICQAAEVDTPVGKVIFKLTAGGPAGEVTASNLVIDGEDLKGDATFGTAQIGRDASTLDQVDGVRGEAGKFGLQAGNIEVVDVKSHAWSATGGNFKLKGLNLSVSLDGKKCF, from the coding sequence ATGAGCACGGGCACAGGCAAGGGCACGGGCACGAGACCGCTCCGCGAGGGCCGGGTCCACTGGAAGAAGGCGGCGGCCGTCGCGATGCCCGCGGTCGTGGCCGTCGGGGCGATGGCGATGGTCATGGCACAGGGCGCGCTCGCCGCCTCCTTCGCCGTCTCGGGGACCAACTTCCAGGTCTCCTCGTCGAAACTGAGCAGCAAGGGCCTGGCCTCGTACGTGCAGACGGACCGCTCCGTCGACGGCAAGGGGCATCCGGTGGCGCTGCTCGGCATCGGCGAGGCCACGCTCGCCGACATCTGCCAGGCCGCCGAGGTGGACACCCCGGTCGGCAAGGTGATCTTCAAGCTGACCGCTGGCGGGCCGGCCGGGGAAGTCACGGCCAGCAATCTGGTGATCGACGGCGAGGACCTCAAGGGCGACGCCACCTTCGGCACGGCGCAGATAGGCCGGGACGCCTCGACGCTGGACCAGGTGGACGGGGTCCGGGGCGAGGCCGGGAAGTTCGGCCTGCAGGCGGGGAACATCGAGGTGGTGGACGTGAAGTCGCACGCCTGGTCCGCGACCGGCGGGAACTTCAAGCTCAAGGGCCTGAACCTGAGCGTCAGCCTGGACGGCAAGAAGTGCTTCTGA
- a CDS encoding TetR/AcrR family transcriptional regulator: MNNSQQRGTTERSQVRRAELIATGRKLFADTSYDALSMDDIAKHAGVAKGLIYYYFKSKRGYYLAIVEDSVAELVARAGGDTDLPNAERVRRTIDGYLHYAEHHHAAYRTIVTGGVGSDAEVLAIRDAVRRELVATIAEGAYGHRALPPIARLALVGWLSAVEGTTLEWIGGLSGGEAPAGGAAGGAAGGAAADGGPAGGGPAGAAATRPGRIELGALLVRQLRATLTVIEEFVPECPAPPALEEPFEQPDDLAP; encoded by the coding sequence TTGAATAATAGTCAACAGCGCGGCACGACCGAGCGTTCGCAGGTCCGCAGGGCCGAACTCATAGCGACCGGACGCAAGTTGTTCGCCGACACCTCGTACGACGCGCTCTCCATGGACGACATCGCCAAGCACGCGGGCGTCGCCAAGGGGCTGATCTACTACTACTTCAAGAGCAAGCGGGGCTACTACCTGGCCATCGTCGAGGACTCCGTCGCCGAGCTCGTCGCCCGCGCCGGCGGCGATACCGACCTCCCGAACGCCGAACGGGTCCGCCGCACCATCGACGGCTACCTGCACTACGCCGAACACCACCACGCCGCCTACCGCACCATCGTCACGGGCGGCGTCGGCTCCGACGCCGAGGTGCTCGCGATCCGCGACGCCGTCCGCAGGGAACTCGTCGCCACCATCGCCGAAGGCGCGTACGGGCACCGCGCACTCCCGCCGATCGCCCGGCTCGCCCTCGTCGGCTGGCTCTCCGCGGTCGAGGGGACGACGCTGGAGTGGATCGGCGGCCTGAGCGGCGGGGAAGCCCCGGCGGGCGGTGCGGCGGGCGGCGCGGCGGGCGGCGCGGCGGCCGACGGCGGCCCGGCCGGCGGTGGTCCTGCCGGTGCTGCCGCGACCCGGCCCGGCCGGATCGAGCTCGGGGCCCTGCTGGTGCGCCAGCTCCGCGCGACGCTGACGGTGATCGAGGAGTTCGTCCCGGAGTGTCCGGCACCTCCCGCCCTCGAAGAGCCGTTCGAGCAGCCCGATGATCTTGCCCCGTGA
- a CDS encoding acyl-CoA dehydrogenase family protein, which translates to MTDRAPQPVDRQLPTEESRDLLALVREIAQREIRPKAAEEEDSGRFPREVFTLLSDAGLLGLPYAGEYGGGEQPYEVYLQVLEELAAARLTVGLGVSVHSLACHGLAGYGTKEQQGAHLPAMLGGGLLGAYCLSEPAAGSDAASLTTKAVRDGDDWIITGTKAWITHGGVADFYTVLARTGVDGPKGITAFLVPGDAEGLTAAVPEKKMGMKGSPTAQLHFDGVRVPDARRIGEEGQGFTIALAALDAGRLGIAACAIGVAQAALDEALAYALDRKQFGHPISDFQGLRFMLADMATKIEAGRALYLAAARLRDAGKPFSRQAAMAKLFCTDAAMAVTTDAVQVLGGYGYTADFPVERLMREAKVLQIVEGTNQIQRMVIARHLAGPETR; encoded by the coding sequence ATGACAGACCGCGCCCCGCAGCCGGTGGACCGTCAGCTGCCCACCGAGGAGTCCCGGGACCTCCTCGCGCTCGTACGAGAGATCGCGCAGCGGGAGATCCGTCCCAAGGCCGCCGAGGAGGAGGACTCCGGGCGGTTCCCCCGGGAGGTCTTCACCCTCCTGTCCGACGCAGGCCTGCTCGGCCTCCCGTACGCCGGCGAGTACGGCGGCGGCGAGCAGCCGTACGAGGTTTACCTCCAGGTCCTGGAGGAGCTGGCCGCGGCCCGCCTGACCGTCGGCCTCGGCGTCAGCGTGCATTCCCTGGCCTGCCACGGCCTCGCCGGCTACGGCACCAAGGAGCAGCAGGGCGCACACCTGCCCGCGATGCTCGGCGGCGGCCTGCTGGGCGCCTACTGCCTCTCCGAGCCCGCCGCGGGCTCCGACGCCGCCTCGCTGACCACCAAGGCGGTGCGCGACGGCGACGACTGGATCATCACCGGCACCAAGGCCTGGATCACCCACGGCGGAGTCGCCGACTTCTACACCGTCCTCGCCCGCACCGGCGTCGACGGCCCCAAGGGCATCACCGCCTTCCTGGTCCCCGGGGACGCGGAGGGCCTGACGGCGGCCGTGCCGGAGAAGAAGATGGGCATGAAGGGCTCGCCCACCGCCCAGCTCCACTTCGACGGCGTACGAGTGCCGGACGCGCGCCGCATCGGCGAGGAGGGTCAGGGCTTCACCATCGCCCTGGCCGCGCTGGACGCCGGACGCCTGGGCATCGCGGCCTGCGCCATCGGCGTCGCCCAGGCGGCGCTGGACGAGGCACTGGCGTACGCCCTGGACCGAAAGCAGTTCGGGCACCCGATCTCCGACTTCCAGGGGCTGCGCTTCATGCTGGCCGACATGGCCACCAAGATCGAGGCGGGCCGCGCGCTCTACCTCGCCGCGGCGCGCCTGAGGGACGCGGGCAAGCCGTTCTCCCGGCAGGCGGCGATGGCCAAGCTGTTCTGCACGGACGCCGCGATGGCGGTCACCACGGACGCGGTCCAGGTCCTGGGCGGCTACGGCTACACGGCGGACTTCCCCGTCGAGCGGCTGATGCGGGAGGCGAAGGTGCTCCAGATCGTCGAGGGCACGAACCAGATCCAGCGCATGGTCATCGCCCGTCACCTCGCGGGCCCGGAGACGCGGTAG